A window of Pelagicoccus enzymogenes genomic DNA:
GAAAAACTTGTAGTCCGACAGCAACTCTGCCGAGCCGAAACGCGTCGGCCAATAATAAGTCGGCAAATCCGCCTCCAGGAAAACCGAAGTTTGGTTTTCCAAGTACTGGCGATCGCTGAGCGTGTATCCAAGAATCAGTACCTCGCAGCAGCTCATGCCGCCTGCTCCTTCTCCAAAAACGCACTCGGAGAATATCTTGCATCCCATGTCCTTCTCCGACTCCCAGGAGTCAGGCTGCGGACAAAGCACGATCATGCGGCATGGATACTTGTGCGAAAAGCTGATCACGGTCTGGAAAAGCTCCTTCGCCTCATCGAGGCTCGCTTCGAAACCGATGTGCACGATCAGGTTCATGCGCGAGGCGCGATACTCGTTGTCCTTGCGCTTGCCGGACTCGTCCACCGGCGACCACATCGCGGTGAGCTCCTTGAGAGCGCTACCGAGAGGCACGCTCAAGCCTGGCAGCGCCTCGTAAACTGTACTCGTTTTGCTCATAGCTCGTACGGTAATTCGCGTATCCAGAGATTAAGGACGACGCCACTCATGGTTCTTTTCCCAGAGCATGCGGTCCGCAGCGTTCGGTCCCCAGGAACCGGAAGCGTAGGTCTCCATTCCGCGCTGTCCTTCGGCTTTCCAGAATTCGTGCAAGGGAGTGATCAGGTTCCACGAGGCTTCCGTTTCGTCGCCGCGGATAAAGAGCGTTCCGTCCCCGATCATCGCGTCGAGCACCAGGCGCTCGTATGCTTCCGGAGTGTTCGAACCGAAGGTCGTGGAATAGCGGAAGTGCATCTTGACCGGCTGGGTGCGCGTCTGCAGGCCGGGAATCTTTCCATTCAGCAAAATGGTCGAACCTTCGTCCGGCTGGATCTGGAAAACGAGAGAGTTGTTAGCCAGATTTATCATCTCGTTCTCGCTGAAGAGCGAGGACGGCGGGCGCTTGAACTGGATCGCGATTTCCGTGACGCGGCGCGCCATGCGCTTGCCGGAACGGAGGTAGAACGGTACGCCTTCCCAACGCCAATTGTTGATCGCGAGCTTCAGCGCCGCATACGTTTCCGTCTCGGACTGTGGCGAAACGCCTTCTTCGTCGCGGTAGCCCTTCACCTTTTGTCCGTCGATGAGGCCTTCGGCATATTGAGCGCGGACCACTTCCGGATTTTCGTATCCAAGTTTCAATGGCTTGATTGCCTTGAGCAGCTTCACCTTCTCGTCGCGAATCGCCTCCGCGTCGAGCGAAGCCGGAGCCTCCATCGCCATGAGCGCCAAGAGCTGCATGGTATGGTTCTGGATCATGTCGCGGGTGGCCCCGCTCTGCTCGTAGTAGCCGCCACGCGTTCCCACTCCGAGGCTTTCCGCCACCGTGATCTGCACGTTGTCCACGTAGTTGCGATTCCAGAGCGGCTCGAAAATGGTGTTCGCAAAACGCTGCACGAGCAAGTCCTGCACCGTCTCTTTGCCCAAGTAGTGGTCGATACGATACACTTGGCGCTCTTGGAAGACGCCTTGGATGGCTCGGTTGAGGGCTTGGGCCGACTCCAGATCCTTGCCGAAGGGCTTTTCGATCACCACCTTGGTGTGCTTGTCCGAATCCTGGTACTTGGTCGCCAAACCAACTTCCCCTAGGTTCTTGACGATCGGGTCGAAGACCGACGGCGGCGTGGACACGTAAAATACGCTTTGCATCTCGCGCCCGGCATCCTTCTCGATGGAGCTGATCTTGTCGTTGAGCTTCTGGAAGCCCTCCAGCTCGTCGTAGCCGCCGGAGCAGTAATAGGTATTTTTCTCGATCCGATTCCAAATCTCCTTGTTGAGCGGACGGCGGGAGAACTTGGAAATCGATTCCGCCGCGATCTCGCGGAACTCGGCGTCCGGAATCGGCTTCCGCCCGAATCCGATCAGGTAAAAGTCAGCCGGCAACAGGTTGTCCACGGCAAGGTTGTAGATCGCTGGCACGAGCTTGCGGGCGCAGAGGTCTCCCGACGCTCCGAAGATCGTGATGATCGTGGGCTGCACCCCACGGTGCTTGCTGAGACCTTGAAGGAATGGGTGTCTTTTATCCTGTGACATGATACGTGTAAGCCGTTGGTAGGAAACGAAGAAATTGACGGCCTCCAGACCTATGTAAAGGGCGGAACCGGACTAATTTGGTCAACGAACGGCGACCTATGAATCCTGCTGGACCAATACTGAAACGGATTTTATGGAAAGCCCCTACTCGTGGGGCAAAAGGTCTCAGCGCCCGCGATTGGCCGCTTTTGAGAAAAGCGGCACGTCCGCGAAGTGACGGGCTTGAGTGACCGTGCCTTCCTCGTGCTCGACTTCCACCACGTCGAAACGCAGGGTCAGCGGCTTGGGCTTCATGATGCTGAAGTAGGAGCGGCACACTCGCTTCAAGGCCTCCCGCTTCCGTCGGTTGATCGAGTCGTAGCCGCTCACCAGCGCCCCGGCCGCGCGAGTGCGAACCTCCACGAAAATCACCGTCTTGCCTTGCAGGCAAATGAGGTCGATCTCGTCGCGACCGCTGCGAAAGTTCCGAGCCAGAACTTGGTAGCCCTTCTTCTTCAGCAGCTTCTCCGCCTCACGCTCACCGCGGCGCCCGATGGCCGCGGACTCCGGCTCGTCGCGGCCGAACATGCGTTTGAGGAAAGAAAACATGCCACGTTACAAGCGAGTTACAGGAAGCGGTCAAGGGGGGAAAGCAATGGCGGGCGATCGCCAGCAGGAGAGACTTGCCTACAGGAACTACTTAAGCTCAGATTTGCCGGTAACCACGAATTCCAACCCTTTTGATTAAAGCAAGAATCGCTCCCCTCCTGGCCGGTCTGGCCTTGGGTCAAATCGCCTCAGCGGACCCCATCCGCCCGTCCATTGTCGGAGGCGATGACGTAGCCGCGGGAGACTTTCCTTGGATGGCAGCCTTCTTGCGACCTGATCCCGACGCCAGCGCCGACGAACGGCAATTTTGCGGCGGAGCCCTCATCGCCCCAAACTGGATTATCACCGCAGCCCACTGCGTGGAGGACCAAACGAGGGATTTCGAAATCATGGTGGGCAACATCGACCTCGATGAGCACTACGTTCCCATCTTTCCCGTTTCCATCCATACCCATCCTTCCTTCCTGGGGAGGCGGCTCTCGCGCGGAGCGGATCTAGCCCTCATACAAATCGACCCACCGCTGGAGGACTACCCCACCGTATCCATTAACCGGGCCCTGAACCGTCTCGTTCCCGGACGTAAAGTCACAGCCCTGGGCTGGGGACTTACCGACTACGAGACCAACGACGACAGCCCTATCCTGAAAAAGGTTGAGCTTAATCTGCGAGAGATCGACGAATACGAGGACAACCACCCCGCCTACGACTACTTCTTGTCCACGGAAAGCAACGTCATCGACAAGGGCATCTACTCCGGTGACAGCGGTGGGCCGCTCCTGCTGCGGGACGAAGACGGCCATAGCTGGAGCATCGCAGGAGTCACCAGCAACTCGGTTCGCAATCTCGAGCACAACCTCAACGTCCCCTTCTTCACGAGCATCGCCGCAGAGAAAGACTGGATCGACACTGTTTTGTCTTCAACGGACACCGTCGCGGAAGCGCTTCCAAACCACCGCAGGGTCAAGCTCTTCACCGACGCAGAGGGCCGCACCTACGCAGGCTACAAGTTTTGGCCCTTCGCCGGACAGAGGACCGAGACCCTCCGGATCCACTGGCGGAATCCGCTTTCCCACTACTACAAAGAATATCCCTATATCGAAGAGGGTAACTTCTACGACGACACGGATGGCTCCTTCTACTTCATCGACTCCGACTACCAAATAGCGCCCCAGACTGCATCCACCCAAGCATCCCTCGCGACTCTTTCGATCGAGAATACGCCAAACTTCAAGAACCCCCTCTTCGACGTACGGCCATTCGAAACGGTCTTTTTCAAGGAAAACGCGTACGGGACCGGCATCAGATTTACGGGCCTAGAGGAAGACAAAGACTACCGGGTGCCCAATAGCTACGGAGCTGCGATCATGCATCAAAATGCGAACAGCGGCAAGATCGAGAGCCGAAGCTATACCAGGTTCCAATCGTCACCAGATTACAACTACTGGATGGTTGATACGGTTGGTCACCGGGGCCAATCAGTCACCATCCTACCTGTAGCTGACGAATCATTCCCATTCTCCGAGGACAAGAGCTTCGAGCTGAGCAACAGCGACACTCCCTATGTTCGCGAGCAGACCTACATCAAGCTCTTGAGGCTCGACTCCGGATACCTATCGGGAGAGGCAAAGATCACAGTGCTTCCGGAATTCGACGCCGAACTCATAGTGTTCAATACTCATGACGGCTCAACCTTCGCCTACGCGGACCAAGGAGCCGAAAACGAGGTCGACGAATTGATATTGGACGGGTCTAGCCTGAGCGGGAAAATGATCGGCGTCTACAACTTCGACAAAGGAGTGACAGGGCGTTTCGAAATCAAAGTGGAATCGTACAGCTCCGAGAACCTTGGTTTCGACAACGAGCAGACTCGGGCCATCACCCGCTCGGATCGCCAGTTCACCTCATCAAATGGTGACCAAATCAACTACGAACGCCTCTCCATCCGAAACAACAGGAACTACCGCTCTTTCACTTTCAAAGTACGAGGACGCTTCTTCAGGCCGGGGGTGGCTATCTTCGACGGCGAGGGCGAAATACTGGAGTTCCTCACCAATCGTCAGAGCTACGAAATTACAGTGCCCGTTTCCATCGGGGAGAACATCACCATCGACGTGATAAACTACGAAAAGACCGAGGTCGAAAACTACGAAATATCGGTCTCCGGATCAAGCTCCCACCCCTAGAATCGCCTGAGCGAATCCAGCTAGCGAATACAAATCCTTAAGCCGAAACCGCGGCCGGCTTATCAAGGTCGAGCTTCACCATGTCGGGGTCCTCGTGCTCGCTGTGGAACTTCATGCTCACCACCTTGGATACGCCCTTCTCTTCCATGGTCACGCCGTAGATGGCCTGAGCCGCCGCGATGGTGCGCTTGTTGTGGGTGATGATGATGAACTGTGACTGCTTCGTGAACTGCTTGAGCAAGGTCGTGAAACGGCCGATGTTCGATTCGTCGAGAGGAGCGTCGAGCTCGTCGAGCAAACAGAAGGGGGACGGCTTCACCATGTAGATCGCGAAGAGCAAACCGACCGCCGTCATGGTCTTCTGACCACCGGACAGCAGGCTGACGCCCTTGAGCTTAGTGCCTGGCGGTTGGGCGACGATTTCGATCCCGCTCTCCAAAACGTCATCCGTTTCGATGAGCTGCAAGTCGGCCTTGCCGCCGTGGAAAAGCGTGGAGAACGTGTGCTTAAAGTTCTCCCGGATCTTCACGAAAGTATCCGTAAATTGCTCACGCGACTTGGTGTTGATCTCGTCGATAGCCTCCTCGAGCTTTTCCTTGGAGGAAACGAGGTCGTCGTATTGCCCCTTCAGGAATCCATGACGCTCGCGCAACTCGCCGTATTCAGCGATCGCGTCCGTATTAACGGTCCCCATGCTCTGGATACGTTTACGTAGATTTTCGACCTCCCGCTTTACAGCGTTCCAGTTCGTCTTCTCCAGCTCTTCGCGCTCCTCTTCCGTAGGAGCCCGCTGCTTGGAGAGAGGCTCTACGGCTTCCGGCTCCTCTTCGTCGGACGCTTCTTCCGCCGCTTCCGGCTCCTCGGATTCAGCATCATCCTGAGCTTCCGATTCGTTTGCCTCCGCACTTTCAGCTTCGGTTTCCGCTTCCGCATCGGGATCCGGGAGAGCTACAACGGACGGAGTGTCCTCCTCCTCGTCTTCATCATCCAGCACGGGCAAGTCTTCCACCGGCTGGCGAGCCTTCCAAAGCTGCCACTTCCAATCCGTCTTGGTCAGGTCCTGTCCGTATTCCCGAGTAATTTCTTCTTGAATGAACTCCAGGCGCGAACGCTTTTCGGCGATCTGCACCTGCTGGCTACCGAGGCTGTTGCGAAGCTCGTCCACACGGAGACGCAATCCGTTTTGATCCTTCTCCAGCACGCCAATTTTCTCCTCGATCGCCACCAGCGACTCGCGGGTGGTATTCACCAAAATCTTGGCTTCCTCGAGTTCCGCATCCACAGAACCACTACGCTCTTCCGCTTGGGCTATTTCGCTCTTAAGCGATTCGGATTGCTCCTCCCAATTCTCGATGTCACGCGTCTTGGTTTCGATCAAGCGAGTCAGTTCGTTGCGACGCTGCTCCATCTCCACCATGCCGCGAGTGATCACGTCGAGTTTGGCCTTCTTCTCCTGCAGATCGTACTTCGCTTGGCTCAAGCTCTCGCGCTTTTCGTCCCGCTCGGCTCGAATATCGCCGATGCCCTCTTCGGTCTCTTCCAATTGGCGGCGGCTGCTCTCGAGCCGTTCCAACTCCTTGGCTAAAGTGGCCTTTGCAGCTTCCAGACGTTCGGTGGAAGCGGCTTGCACTTCCTCTAAGCCGATGCGCTCCCGCTCCAAGCGTTCCGCGCGCATTTTCTGCTCCTGCACCAGCTTCTGGGCGTTGCGCTCTTCCGCTTGCAAGGAAGACAACTCGTGGTTCGTTTCCGCGATCTCGTGACGTTTGCTCTCAACCGCTTCTTCCGCGGCTTCGAGTTCCTTGTTCACTTTATCCGCTTCAGCGCGAGCCGCTTCAAGAGCTTCTTGCTCTTCGACGAGTTCCTTCTGCGTCTGCTTGAGCTCTACTTCCCGCTGCAAGATACTGCTGTTCTTGACCTTGCCCTTGAAGCCACCGGTGACAAGGCCCCGGGCGTCCAAGGTCTCGCCTTTTTTGGATACGATTTGCAAGAAACGAAAAGCGCTCTGCCCTTCTCGCCACTTCAAGAAAGCTCCCATGTCTTCCACGATGTAGCTGGAGGCTAGCACCGCACGCAGGGAGTCATGACTTGCATCATCCTTGAGGGATACGAAATCCGTAGCCGGCTTGATCCAATCCGGCAAGTCGCTCGCCGGGGCGTCGGCAATCGCCGCGCTATTTTGCAACTGGATGCACGCCCGGCCAATCTTCCCGTCCTCGAGCTGCTGAAAAATCTCGATAGCAGTGTCAGCGTCGTCGACCGCAACCGCTTCCATCGCGGCCCCGAGCAAAGCCTCGACCGCAGGGCCGTATCCATCCTTCACTGACAGATCGCTTGTGAGTGGAGCAAAGGACTTTCCTTCCAAGGAACCTCGGAGCTTGCCCTTGAGCAGAGCCTTGGCGCCCTCTCCGTAGCCTTCCAGCTTTTCCTGAAGCTGCTGCAGCAGCTTCACCCGAGCAGACTTCTGGGCAACGTTGCGATCGATTTCCTGGATACGGATTTGAGCCGCCTTGAAAGCGTCGCGTTTTTCGGAAACCCCATCACGGGCCGCTTCCAAATCGACTTGTAATTGCTCCTGCATGCTGCGGGTCGCGAGCAAGCGCTCTTGAAACTCGCTAAGGGCCTGGCTGGCTTCGGCTTGCCCTTCGCTTTGCTCCGCCAACTC
This region includes:
- the zwf gene encoding glucose-6-phosphate dehydrogenase, with amino-acid sequence MSQDKRHPFLQGLSKHRGVQPTIITIFGASGDLCARKLVPAIYNLAVDNLLPADFYLIGFGRKPIPDAEFREIAAESISKFSRRPLNKEIWNRIEKNTYYCSGGYDELEGFQKLNDKISSIEKDAGREMQSVFYVSTPPSVFDPIVKNLGEVGLATKYQDSDKHTKVVIEKPFGKDLESAQALNRAIQGVFQERQVYRIDHYLGKETVQDLLVQRFANTIFEPLWNRNYVDNVQITVAESLGVGTRGGYYEQSGATRDMIQNHTMQLLALMAMEAPASLDAEAIRDEKVKLLKAIKPLKLGYENPEVVRAQYAEGLIDGQKVKGYRDEEGVSPQSETETYAALKLAINNWRWEGVPFYLRSGKRMARRVTEIAIQFKRPPSSLFSENEMINLANNSLVFQIQPDEGSTILLNGKIPGLQTRTQPVKMHFRYSTTFGSNTPEAYERLVLDAMIGDGTLFIRGDETEASWNLITPLHEFWKAEGQRGMETYASGSWGPNAADRMLWEKNHEWRRP
- a CDS encoding YraN family protein, with translation MFSFLKRMFGRDEPESAAIGRRGEREAEKLLKKKGYQVLARNFRSGRDEIDLICLQGKTVIFVEVRTRAAGALVSGYDSINRRKREALKRVCRSYFSIMKPKPLTLRFDVVEVEHEEGTVTQARHFADVPLFSKAANRGR
- a CDS encoding S1 family peptidase, whose protein sequence is MIKARIAPLLAGLALGQIASADPIRPSIVGGDDVAAGDFPWMAAFLRPDPDASADERQFCGGALIAPNWIITAAHCVEDQTRDFEIMVGNIDLDEHYVPIFPVSIHTHPSFLGRRLSRGADLALIQIDPPLEDYPTVSINRALNRLVPGRKVTALGWGLTDYETNDDSPILKKVELNLREIDEYEDNHPAYDYFLSTESNVIDKGIYSGDSGGPLLLRDEDGHSWSIAGVTSNSVRNLEHNLNVPFFTSIAAEKDWIDTVLSSTDTVAEALPNHRRVKLFTDAEGRTYAGYKFWPFAGQRTETLRIHWRNPLSHYYKEYPYIEEGNFYDDTDGSFYFIDSDYQIAPQTASTQASLATLSIENTPNFKNPLFDVRPFETVFFKENAYGTGIRFTGLEEDKDYRVPNSYGAAIMHQNANSGKIESRSYTRFQSSPDYNYWMVDTVGHRGQSVTILPVADESFPFSEDKSFELSNSDTPYVREQTYIKLLRLDSGYLSGEAKITVLPEFDAELIVFNTHDGSTFAYADQGAENEVDELILDGSSLSGKMIGVYNFDKGVTGRFEIKVESYSSENLGFDNEQTRAITRSDRQFTSSNGDQINYERLSIRNNRNYRSFTFKVRGRFFRPGVAIFDGEGEILEFLTNRQSYEITVPVSIGENITIDVINYEKTEVENYEISVSGSSSHP
- the smc gene encoding chromosome segregation protein SMC; this encodes MYLSALKVNGFKSFADHTHLKFNRGVTAVVGPNGCGKSNIADSIRWVLGEQSAKALRGGKMQDVIFEGSDKRKPLNICEVSITLTDCENELGSDFNEVEIARKVHRDGGSNYYINGKACRLKDIQRLFMDTGIGRTSYSIMAQGQIDQILSSKPEERRAVFEEAAGISRYKAQRKETLNKLAHVEANLARVTDVVSEISRQIGSLKRQATKAIRYKKISHKLRHLDIGYSAYQYQTMSASLDTVDQSSTELQTELDGLAKDLENKEGSLIVYKEERQTLIQKVQDSQQSVFDLRSMKEQASNAADMAQIKIASLAERMEQANQEIASFQAQLGEIASKVDEHNSDKQMHLDVLGNSDEIFQERNRDLEEIEERLRVSETQIQQLRVAAQDAERASSRCREALSAIEVEAGTSRNRLMRLEEELAEQSEGQAEASQALSEFQERLLATRSMQEQLQVDLEAARDGVSEKRDAFKAAQIRIQEIDRNVAQKSARVKLLQQLQEKLEGYGEGAKALLKGKLRGSLEGKSFAPLTSDLSVKDGYGPAVEALLGAAMEAVAVDDADTAIEIFQQLEDGKIGRACIQLQNSAAIADAPASDLPDWIKPATDFVSLKDDASHDSLRAVLASSYIVEDMGAFLKWREGQSAFRFLQIVSKKGETLDARGLVTGGFKGKVKNSSILQREVELKQTQKELVEEQEALEAARAEADKVNKELEAAEEAVESKRHEIAETNHELSSLQAEERNAQKLVQEQKMRAERLERERIGLEEVQAASTERLEAAKATLAKELERLESSRRQLEETEEGIGDIRAERDEKRESLSQAKYDLQEKKAKLDVITRGMVEMEQRRNELTRLIETKTRDIENWEEQSESLKSEIAQAEERSGSVDAELEEAKILVNTTRESLVAIEEKIGVLEKDQNGLRLRVDELRNSLGSQQVQIAEKRSRLEFIQEEITREYGQDLTKTDWKWQLWKARQPVEDLPVLDDEDEEEDTPSVVALPDPDAEAETEAESAEANESEAQDDAESEEPEAAEEASDEEEPEAVEPLSKQRAPTEEEREELEKTNWNAVKREVENLRKRIQSMGTVNTDAIAEYGELRERHGFLKGQYDDLVSSKEKLEEAIDEINTKSREQFTDTFVKIRENFKHTFSTLFHGGKADLQLIETDDVLESGIEIVAQPPGTKLKGVSLLSGGQKTMTAVGLLFAIYMVKPSPFCLLDELDAPLDESNIGRFTTLLKQFTKQSQFIIITHNKRTIAAAQAIYGVTMEEKGVSKVVSMKFHSEHEDPDMVKLDLDKPAAVSA